The Demetria terragena DSM 11295 sequence AACGCGTCGGCGCTCTCGTCGATGTGCTCGCGCGACGCCGTTTGGCAGGCGCCGAGGTCATTCTGGTCTCCAGTGGCGCGATCGCCGCGGGTATGAGACCGCTCGGCCTCACCGTCCGTCCAGGCGACCTGGCTACCCAACAGGCGGCAGCCAGCGTCGGTCAGGGCGCGCTCATGTCGGCCTACTCAGATGCATTCGCCCGGCACGAGTTGCCAGTCGGTCAGGTGTTGCTGACCGCAGATGATGTTGCACGACGCCGGCAATACACCAACGCCCGTCGCACCCTCGAACGCCTCCTTGAGCTGGGGATGGTGCCGGTCGTCAATGAAAACGACACGGTCGCCACCCATGAAATTCGGTTCGGCGACAACGACCGTCTCGCAGCCCTGGTCGCGCACCTTCTGGACGCTGACGCGCTCGTTCTTCTCTCAGATGTTGATGCCCTCTATGACGGGCCGCCGGGTCAAGCAGGCTCGCACCGCATCGAATTGGTCACCGGCAGTGCAGATTTGGACGGGATCGAGATCGGGACGTCCGGGAGCCAAGTTGGTACCGGCGGAATGCAGACCAAGGTGGAGGCGGC is a genomic window containing:
- the proB gene encoding glutamate 5-kinase translates to MDRSAIRQAHRVVVKVGSSSLTAATGGLDAERVGALVDVLARRRLAGAEVILVSSGAIAAGMRPLGLTVRPGDLATQQAAASVGQGALMSAYSDAFARHELPVGQVLLTADDVARRRQYTNARRTLERLLELGMVPVVNENDTVATHEIRFGDNDRLAALVAHLLDADALVLLSDVDALYDGPPGQAGSHRIELVTGSADLDGIEIGTSGSQVGTGGMQTKVEAAAIATSAGVPTVLAAAPAAGAALAGEDVGTLFLPTGRRGRARRLWLAHATTASGRLVLDDGAVEAITQRGRSLLPAGVVAVHGRFHPGDTVDLVDSADQTIARGLVNYPSVEIPAMLGRSTRDLAAELGPEYERELVHRDDLVVLQTRKR